A section of the Chrysiogenia bacterium genome encodes:
- a CDS encoding uracil-DNA glycosylase — protein MGIDYVRRGHPATPVSAEKVAPATVQEAAPVAAEPAAPPAKPAKKSATKAPKAPEAPAPVAAAAAGESLDDIRADIGDCTRCKLHTTRTQIVFHDGGMGARVAFVGEGPGKDEDLQGVPFVGRAGKLLTDIIEKGMGIPRAEVYICNVVKCRPTENLAFTKDRAPEPDEVEACSGFLKRQLRVVRPEVIVTLGNPATKFLLDTKEGITRLRGSWHKWEGIDVMPTFHPAYVLRNPPSKREVWADIQLVMDKLGIERPAR, from the coding sequence ATGGGAATCGACTACGTGCGCCGCGGCCATCCGGCTACGCCGGTTTCTGCTGAGAAGGTTGCGCCTGCCACCGTTCAGGAAGCCGCGCCGGTTGCCGCTGAACCCGCTGCGCCCCCGGCAAAGCCCGCGAAGAAGTCTGCCACCAAAGCGCCAAAAGCCCCCGAAGCACCCGCGCCGGTTGCGGCTGCTGCTGCCGGCGAGAGCCTCGACGACATTCGCGCCGACATCGGCGATTGCACCCGTTGCAAGCTTCATACGACGCGCACCCAGATCGTCTTTCACGACGGCGGCATGGGCGCGCGCGTGGCCTTTGTGGGCGAGGGGCCCGGCAAGGACGAGGACCTCCAGGGTGTGCCCTTCGTCGGCCGTGCGGGCAAGCTGCTCACCGACATCATTGAAAAAGGCATGGGGATCCCCCGGGCGGAGGTCTACATCTGCAACGTGGTAAAATGCCGCCCCACCGAGAACCTGGCCTTCACCAAGGACCGCGCCCCCGAACCCGACGAGGTCGAGGCCTGCAGCGGCTTTTTGAAGCGACAGCTCCGTGTGGTCAGACCCGAGGTCATTGTCACGCTGGGCAACCCGGCGACGAAGTTTCTGCTCGATACCAAAGAGGGAATCACGCGGCTGCGCGGCTCCTGGCACAAGTGGGAGGGCATTGACGTAATGCCGACCTTCCACCCCGCCTACGTGCTGCGCAACCCGCCATCCAAGCGCGAGGTCTGGGCTGACATCCAGCTCGTGATGGACAAGCTGGGCATCGAACGCCCGGCGCGTTGA